A single region of the Brachypodium distachyon strain Bd21 chromosome 3, Brachypodium_distachyon_v3.0, whole genome shotgun sequence genome encodes:
- the LOC104581338 gene encoding glycine-rich cell wall structural protein: MAPKGFLLVLALLLAAALLVSAAEETQGKKKEEESKVDVQDYYRGGGGYPGRGYPGRGGGGYPYPGRGGGGYPGHGGGYPGRGGGYCRCCRRGYYGGCQCCGSVDEIPEAMYRPEADQVHH; this comes from the exons ATGGCGCCCAAAGGTTTCCTCCTGGTGCTCGCGCTcctgcttgctgctgctttactcgtctccgccgccgaagAAACTC AgggcaagaagaaggaggaggagagcaaggTGGACGTGCAGGACTActaccgcggcggcggcggatatCCGGGCCGTGGTTACCCaggccgtggaggaggagggtacCCGTACcctggccgcggcggaggtgggTACCCGGGCCACGGCGGTGGGTAcccgggccgcggcggcgggtacTGCAGGTGCTGCCGCCGCGGGTACTACGGCGGCTGCCAGTGCTGCGGGAGCGTCGACGAGATCCCGGAAGCTATGTACCGCCCCGAGGCAGATCAGGTGCATCACTAG